Proteins encoded within one genomic window of Malassezia restricta chromosome VII, complete sequence:
- a CDS encoding AP-2 complex subunit mu-1 has protein sequence MLSAFFLVNANGNALITRMIRDDLRPEIIDQFRVYVIQNPAIHTPMLTLGGITFLWIRHMDLCIVAGIMSNTNPTLVFEFLFRFVSVCNASIGELNEEAVKKHFMLIYEMLDEMMDFGYPLNTDIQRLETYIVSENIHGLVPVRHNVRRVTTEYPTDVAWRQRDVKYRKNRCFVDVIEKLNLTVSSQGMIVKADVEGVIRLRPFLSGMPHCLLSLNCAVGPSEGHTALFVKVDECKYHPCVGFTTSNGDSCLSFVPPDDEFELMRYTAKRNVRLPVRIHAVIKKKNENVWQYQLNLRTCTEQQLHVTDVVIRIPTPNNAVHASCDVQLGKVKWDANEQVILWRIPRVQGMTEWMLRANVHMTSEAITPRERLPLQVDFTVPSLTASGIAVRYLQITERSNYRAMKWVRYETHSRQSYLVYI, from the coding sequence ATGCTATCTGCCTTTTTTTTGGTCAATGCCAATGGAAATGCACTCATAACGCGCATGATAAGAGATGATCTAAGGCCAGAAATTATTGATCAATTCCGTGTCTACGTGATTCAAAATCCAGCCATTCACACGCCTATGCTAACGCTGGGAGGAATCACATTTTTATGGATCCGACATATGGACTTGTGCATTGTTGCAGGCATTATGTCAAATACCAATCCTACCTTGGTTTTTGAATTCCTATTTCGTTTTGTGTCTGTGTGCAATGCAAGCATCGGGGAGCTGAATGAAGAGGCAGTTAAGAAGCACTTTATGCTGATTTATGAAATGTTGGACGAGATGATGGATTTTGGATATCCACTGAACACGGACATACAAAGACTCGAGACGTATATTGTGAGTGAAAACATACACGGTCTGGTGCCTGTGCGCCACAATGTGCGTCGCGTAACGACAGAATACCCGACAGATGTGGCATGGCGGCAGCGGGATGTAAAGTATCGAAAAAATCGTTGTTTCGTCGATGTTATAGAGAAGCTGAATCTAACCGTCAGCTCTCAGGGAATGATCGTGAAAGCGGATGTGGAAGGTGTTATCAGACTGCGCCCCTTCTTGTCAGGCATGCCTCATTGTCTTTTGAGTCTGAACTGCGCTGTCGGTCCGTCTGAGGGTCATACGGCCCTGTTTGTGAAGGTGGACGAATGCAAGTATCATCCGTGCGTAGGCTTCACGACGTCGAATGGTGACTCGTGTCTTTCTTTTGTTCCTCCGGATGATGAGTTTGAGCTGATGCGTTACACAGCAAAACGAAACGTGCGTTTGCCTGTCAGGATTCATGCTGTTATAAAGAAGAAGAATGAAAATGTATGGCAGTATCAATTGAATTTGCGCACATGTACCGAACAGCAATTGCATGTGACAGACGTGGTCATTCGGATTCCCACACCAAACAATGCAGTGCATGCCTCATGTGATGTACAGCTTGGAAAGGTCAAGTGGGATGCAAATGAGCAAGTGATTCTATGGCGGATTCCCCGGGTACAGGGCATGACTGAATGGATGCTTCGAGCGAATGTGCACATGACATCAGAAGCGATCACGCCACGGGAGCGACTTCCTCTTCAAGTGGATTTTACGGTGCCGTCGTTGACAGCGTCGGGTATCGCAGTGCGATACCTACAGATCACAGAACGCAGTAACTATCGTGCTATGAAATGGGTTCGCTACGAGACACATTCGCGGCAATCCTATTTGGTATATATCTAA
- a CDS encoding tRNA-splicing endonuclease subunit Sen54 translates to MEDDKVARATPAQGDSDEEEDMPDYRVLSALSSKHLSAGGMSTDASAPSIPKRGEKDFEPTGFGGQTKVLEQSRHALFTTISLPRAHSSKTLCTATWDPHFQRAFVHAQRGQSCTHMGVSQRRRVESGQKQTCLELFPEEAIYLIERGALDCRWTQTPGTVPSADAFLSCIPISVSQAFSHLMGQEGCTMARYQIYAYLKRLGYIVQRASLVDQLRAPDPSKLSTPKKSVLVGLLLGWWRTCTRICSMIYQFLRWCIRKLCTRQRGLLGISATDSFDTVFDTLRIVATDEPKSPTKLVQDESLQPFFYAWRPASHFKRTHPPPPEFRICVLETDQHPMLNGHDFDTLFSHIPIPSSTGSQGDDRELAEVRAQNRRAYGKQRTARVPPATTRNPSRLRSLISRLTWILHVLQTFLSKWGISCAKVKQTRTNVYIPLKAGRRNVVVAIVDQGTMSLLRFGEAQFNEWRLAGHVP, encoded by the coding sequence ATGGAAGATGACAAAGTAGCCCGCGCGACCCCTGCGCAGGGTGACTCggatgaagaagaagatATGCCAGACTATCGCGTTCTCTCAGCGCTGTCTTCCAAGCACCTGTCGGCTGGCGGCATGTCAACGGATGCTTCCGCGCCATCTATTCCCAAGCGTGGAGAAAAGGATTTCGAGCCAACCGGATTCGGTGGTCAGACCAAGGTCTTGGAACAGAGCCGACATGCACTATTCACAACGATCTCTCTTCCTCGTGCTCATTCTAGCAAGACTCTATGTACAGCCACTTGGGACCCACACTTTCAACGTGCatttgtgcatgcgcaaCGAGGTCAATCGTGCACGCATATGGGCGTTTCACAGCGTCGACGAGTGGAGAGTGGGCAAAAACAAACATGCTTAGAGCTCTTCCCCGAAGAAGCCATCTATCTGATCGAACGTGGCGCGCTGGACTGTCGCTGGACTCAGACACCGGGCACTGTACCCTCTGCTGACGCCTTCCTGTCTTGTATACCCATATCGGTTTCTCAAGCCTTTTCTCACTTGATGGGTCAAGAAGGCTGTACCATGGCACGTTATCAAATTTACGCATACCTCAAGCGTCTTGGATACATTGTACagcgcgcatcgctcgtgGATCAATTACGTGCCCCAGACCCGTCCAAACTGTCCACACCAAAAAAGAGCGTACTTGTGGGGCTTTTGTTAGGCTGGTGGCGTACATGCACACGTATTTGTTCCATGATATATCAATTCCTTCGATGGTGTATCCGAAAATTATGCACGAGGCAACGTGGTCTACTTGGCATCTCCGCCACCGATTCATTCGATACTGTATTCGACACGCTGCGGATTGTAGCAACAGATGAACCAAAGTCACCAACAAAGCTCGTCCAGGATGAATCACTCCAGCCTTTCTTTTATGCGTGGCGACCGGCATCACACTTCAAGCGAACACATCCGCCACCACCGGAATTCCGCATATGCGTTCTCGAAACGGACCAACATCCCATGCTAAATGGACACGACTTTGATACGCTCTTCTCGCACATTCCCATCCCTTCATCTACAGGCTCACAAGGCGATGACAGGGAACTTGCAGAAGTCCGTGCACAAAACAGGCGTGCATATGGCAAGCAACGAACTGCCCGCGTACCACCGGCCACCACCCGCAACCCGTCACGGCTTCGTTCCTTGATTTCGCGTCTTACTTGGATTCTACATGTTCTGCAAACGTTTCTCTCGAAATGGGGTATCTCTTGTGCCAAGGTCAAGCAGACGCGTACCAACGTGTACATTCCTTTGAAGGCGGGTCGTCGAAATGTCGTGGTTGCCATTGTAGACCAAGGGACCATGTCTCTGTTGCGCTTTGGTGAAGCCCAGTTCAATGAATGGCGCCTCGCAGGTCATGTTCCTTAG